The following is a genomic window from Polaribacter atrinae.
GTAACAAAATAACATTCATGAAGATTAAACAGTAAATCATCATTGCGTATAAAAATACCATAAAATAAATGGCATTTCTTCCTTGGGTTGCGTTGTCTTTATCAGTAGCGATTACGCTTCTTAAGTTTAAAATTCTGGTTATTTGCCAAAAACTTACACCGATTGCAACAGCTATAAAAATATAAAATAGAGCTAGCATATTTATCTCGTCTTAATTATTTTAATTCAAATTATTTATTAATGATGATCTCCTGAACCTTCTCCTCTGTGTTCAATATTATAATAGTGATAATGTTTACTTTCTTCTAAGAAAGGATTACCAATAGGTACTGATCCTGCTTTTGCAAATGAACTAAAAGTAGCATATATAAAGACTCCTAAGAAGAATAATATTGCACTAATTTCAGGAATACCGAAAGCCCATTGTGCTCCAACTGTACCTGGCATAACCATTACAAAAATATCAATATAATGACCGAAAAGGATAGCGACACCTCCAATAACGATAAACCAAGGAACACTCTTAAAGTCACTGTTTAATAATAACAATACAGGAAAAACAAAGTTCATCACTACCATTGCTAAGAACGGAAAGTTGTACTCATTAAATCTCATCGCAAAATAAGTAGTTTCTTCAGGAATATCTGCATACCAGATTAACATAAATTGAGAAAACCATAAATAAGTCCAGAATATAGAAAAACCAAACATATATTTAGCTAAATCATGAATATGACTATCATTTACACCCGGTAAAGCACCTTTAGATCGTAAGTAAATTGTTACAAGTGCAATAACAGTTAAGGCACTTACTAGTAAACTAGATAATACATACCATCCAAATAATGTAGAGAACCAGTGTGGGTCTAAGCCCATAATCCAATCCCAAGACATCATTGTTTCAGTAATCATAAATAAGAAAATAAAACCTACAGAAGCATTATAACTTAATTTATATGTTTTACCACCATCATTAGCAGTATCTTCTTTGATAGAGTTTTTACGAATAAACCATCTATAAGCATTCCAAATAGCTAAATACGCGATACTTCTA
Proteins encoded in this region:
- a CDS encoding quinol:cytochrome C oxidoreductase; amino-acid sequence: MYQFSGKLKTFSLALILVGLVGIGYGFYSAPKTVEEAKEVIAQQASHGDSHATSHEEVSVDGHKEESHGENHASVDADHSDAHAEHVLHQLKNKPWSAIYVALFFFLGTTLLVLAFYAIQRVAQAGWSILLFRVMEAITANLVPTSIVMVIIVASAVMHWNHMFPWMAEGVFDPTSPNYDPIVDGKSWWINVPGWAIRSIAYLAIWNAYRWFIRKNSIKEDTANDGGKTYKLSYNASVGFIFLFMITETMMSWDWIMGLDPHWFSTLFGWYVLSSLLVSALTVIALVTIYLRSKGALPGVNDSHIHDLAKYMFGFSIFWTYLWFSQFMLIWYADIPEETTYFAMRFNEYNFPFLAMVVMNFVFPVLLLLNSDFKSVPWFIVIGGVAILFGHYIDIFVMVMPGTVGAQWAFGIPEISAILFFLGVFIYATFSSFAKAGSVPIGNPFLEESKHYHYYNIEHRGEGSGDHH